In one window of Pseudomonas sp. IAC-BECa141 DNA:
- the argJ gene encoding bifunctional glutamate N-acetyltransferase/amino-acid acetyltransferase ArgJ, with the protein MAVGLGPLPTLHPVAGFELGIASAGIKRPGRKDVVVMRCAEGSTVAGVFTLNAFCAAPVILAKKRVQNPVRYLLTNTGNANAGTGEPGLAAAERTTAKLAELTGVDASQILPYSTGVIGEPLPVEKIEGALQAALDDLSENNWEAAATGIMTTDTLPKGASRQFQHDGVTITVTGISKGAGMIRPNMATMLGYIATDAKVSRDVLQNLMLDGANKSFNRITIDGDTSTNDCCMLIATGKAALPEITRAEGELFAKLKQAVFEVCMDVAQAIVRDGEGATKFVTVEVNGGGNHQECLDVGYTVAHSPLIKTALFASDPNWGRILAAVGRAGVPDLDVSKIDVFLGDVCIASRGARAATYTEAQGSAVMQQEEITIRIELGRGDCSETIWTTDLSHEYVKINAEYRT; encoded by the coding sequence ATGGCTGTTGGTCTTGGTCCTTTGCCAACGTTGCACCCGGTTGCCGGTTTTGAACTCGGTATCGCTTCGGCCGGCATCAAGCGCCCGGGGCGCAAGGATGTCGTCGTGATGCGTTGCGCCGAAGGTTCCACCGTGGCGGGCGTGTTTACGTTGAACGCTTTCTGCGCAGCGCCGGTGATCCTGGCCAAGAAGCGCGTGCAGAACCCGGTGCGCTACCTGTTGACCAACACCGGCAATGCCAACGCCGGCACCGGCGAACCGGGCCTGGCAGCCGCCGAGCGAACCACCGCCAAACTGGCTGAACTGACCGGTGTGGATGCCAGCCAGATCCTGCCGTACTCCACCGGCGTGATCGGCGAGCCGCTGCCGGTCGAGAAGATCGAGGGCGCCTTGCAGGCCGCGCTGGACGATCTGTCGGAAAACAACTGGGAAGCTGCCGCCACTGGCATCATGACCACCGACACGCTGCCCAAAGGCGCCAGCCGCCAGTTCCAGCATGACGGCGTGACCATCACCGTCACCGGCATCAGCAAAGGCGCGGGGATGATCCGTCCGAACATGGCGACCATGCTCGGCTACATCGCCACCGACGCCAAAGTCTCCCGCGACGTGCTGCAAAACCTGATGCTGGACGGCGCCAACAAGTCGTTCAACCGCATCACCATCGACGGCGACACTTCGACCAACGACTGCTGCATGCTGATCGCCACCGGCAAGGCTGCGCTGCCGGAAATCACCCGTGCCGAAGGCGAGCTGTTCGCCAAGCTGAAACAGGCCGTGTTCGAAGTGTGCATGGATGTGGCCCAGGCCATCGTGCGTGACGGCGAAGGCGCGACCAAGTTCGTGACCGTTGAAGTCAACGGCGGCGGCAATCACCAGGAATGCCTGGATGTCGGCTACACCGTGGCCCACTCGCCGCTGATCAAGACGGCACTGTTTGCGTCCGACCCGAACTGGGGCCGCATTCTCGCCGCCGTTGGCCGTGCCGGCGTGCCGGATCTGGACGTGAGCAAGATCGACGTGTTCCTCGGTGACGTGTGCATCGCCAGCCGTGGCGCCCGCGCCGCGACCTACACCGAAGCCCAGGGCTCGGCGGTGATGCAGCAGGAAGAAATCACCATCCGGATCGAGCTGGGTCGCGGCGATTGCAGCGAAACCATCTGGACCACCGACCTGTCCCACGAGTACGTGAAGATCAACGCCGAATACCGCACCTGA
- a CDS encoding Nudix family hydrolase — MKRVHVAAAVIRDDSGKILIARRADTQHQGGLWEFPGGKVEADESVQTALARELHEELGIVVGAARPLIKVRHDYPDKQVLLDVWEVSSFTGEPHGAEGQPLAWVSAKELTDYEFPAANQPIVAAARLPAEYLITPEDLETPALLRGIQKAIAGGIKLIQLRAPNGYDPKYRDLAVDAVGLCAGKAQLMIKGPFEWLGDFPAAGWHITSAQLRKYAAAGRPLPAERWLAASCHNAEELALAEQMGVDFVTLSPVQPTLTHPDAQPLGWEQASTLIESFSKPVFLLGGVGPAEREKAWNAGAQGVAGIRAFWPEA, encoded by the coding sequence GTGAAACGTGTACACGTCGCCGCCGCCGTCATTCGTGACGACAGCGGCAAGATTCTGATCGCCCGGCGTGCCGATACCCAGCATCAGGGCGGCCTCTGGGAATTTCCCGGTGGCAAGGTCGAAGCCGACGAGTCGGTGCAAACCGCGCTGGCCCGTGAGCTGCACGAAGAATTGGGCATCGTCGTCGGCGCCGCGCGGCCGCTGATCAAGGTGCGCCACGATTATCCGGACAAACAGGTGTTGCTGGATGTCTGGGAAGTCTCGAGCTTCACCGGCGAACCCCATGGCGCCGAAGGCCAGCCATTGGCCTGGGTTTCGGCCAAGGAGCTGACGGATTACGAATTCCCGGCGGCGAACCAGCCGATCGTCGCGGCGGCGCGTCTGCCTGCCGAATACCTGATCACCCCGGAAGATCTGGAAACCCCGGCCTTGCTGCGCGGTATCCAGAAGGCGATCGCCGGTGGGATCAAGCTGATCCAGTTGCGTGCGCCCAATGGTTATGACCCGAAGTACCGCGATCTGGCGGTAGATGCGGTCGGCCTCTGTGCCGGCAAGGCGCAGTTGATGATCAAAGGCCCGTTCGAGTGGCTGGGCGATTTCCCGGCCGCCGGCTGGCACATCACCTCGGCGCAACTGCGCAAGTACGCGGCTGCGGGGCGGCCGCTGCCGGCGGAGCGCTGGTTGGCGGCGTCCTGCCATAACGCTGAAGAACTGGCGCTGGCCGAGCAGATGGGCGTGGATTTCGTCACCCTGTCGCCGGTGCAGCCGACCCTGACTCACCCGGATGCCCAGCCGTTGGGCTGGGAGCAGGCTTCGACGCTGATCGAAAGCTTCAGCAAACCGGTATTTCTGCTGGGCGGTGTCGGCCCGGCGGAGCGCGAGAAGGCGTGGAATGCCGGGGCTCAGGGTGTGGCGGGGATTCGGGCGTTCTGGCCTGAGGCTTGA
- the secA gene encoding preprotein translocase subunit SecA — translation MFAPLLKKLFGSKNEREVKRMLKTVQLVNAFEEKMVALSDDQLRAKTAEFKDRIAKGETLDKLLPEAFAVAREAGKRVMGMRHFDVQLIGGMTLHEGKIAEMRTGEGKTLVGTLGVYLNALSGKGVHVVTVNDYLARRDANWMRPLYEFLGLSVGIVTPFQPPEEKRAAYAADITYGTNNEFGFDYLRDNMAFSMEEKFQRELNFAVIDEVDSILIDEARTPLIISGQAEDSSKLYIEINKLIPKLKLHVEEVEGEVTQEGHYTVDEKTRQVELNEAGHQFIEDQLTSIGLLAEGESLYSAHNLSLLTHVYAGLRAHKLFHRNVEYIVQDGQVVLVDEHTGRTMPGRRLSEGLHQAIEAKENLNIQAESQTLASTTFQNYFRLYEKLAGMTGTADTEAFEFHQIYGLQVVVIPTNKPLARKDYNDLVFLTAEEKYAAIVNDIKESMAAGRPVLVGTATIETSEHMSALLVKEGIEHKVLNAKFHEKEAEIIAQAGRPGALTIATNMAGRGTDILLGGNWEVEVASLENPTPEQIAQIKADWQKRHQQVLESGGLQVIASERHESRRIDNQLRGRAGRQGDAGSSRFYLSLEDSLMRIFASDRVKNFMKALGMQSGEAIEHRMVTNAIEKAQRKVEGRNFDIRKQLLEFDDVNNEQRKVIYHMRNTLLAADNIGETIADFRQDVLNATVSAHIPPQSLPEQWDVAGLEASIASDFGVKLPIQQWLDEDDHLYEETLREKLMNELIAAYNEKEDQAGAEALRSFEKQIVLRVLDDLWKDHLSTMDHLRHGIHLRGYAQKNPKQEYKRESFTLFSELLDSIKRDSIRVLSHVQVRREDPAEEEQRLRQEAEALAARMQFEHAEAPGLEAQSELVGEEVDVALAAAPVRNEQKLGRNELCYCGSGKKFKHCHGQIQ, via the coding sequence ATGTTTGCGCCTTTGTTAAAGAAACTTTTTGGAAGCAAGAACGAGCGTGAAGTCAAGCGCATGCTCAAGACGGTGCAGCTCGTCAATGCCTTCGAAGAGAAGATGGTCGCCCTCTCGGACGATCAACTGCGCGCCAAGACCGCAGAGTTCAAGGACCGCATTGCCAAGGGGGAGACCCTCGACAAGCTGTTGCCGGAAGCCTTTGCGGTCGCCCGCGAAGCCGGCAAGCGTGTCATGGGCATGCGCCACTTCGACGTCCAGCTGATCGGCGGCATGACCCTGCACGAAGGCAAGATTGCCGAAATGCGCACCGGTGAAGGCAAGACCCTGGTGGGTACCCTGGGCGTTTACCTCAACGCGTTGTCCGGCAAGGGCGTGCACGTTGTGACCGTGAACGATTACCTGGCCCGCCGCGACGCCAACTGGATGCGTCCGCTGTATGAATTCCTCGGTCTGAGCGTCGGCATCGTGACGCCGTTCCAGCCGCCGGAAGAGAAGCGCGCCGCCTACGCTGCCGATATCACCTACGGCACCAACAACGAATTCGGGTTCGACTACCTGCGCGACAACATGGCGTTCAGCATGGAAGAGAAATTCCAGCGCGAACTCAACTTTGCCGTGATCGACGAAGTCGACTCCATCCTCATCGACGAAGCGCGTACCCCGCTGATCATTTCCGGTCAGGCCGAGGACAGCTCCAAGCTGTACATCGAGATCAACAAGCTGATCCCGAAACTCAAGCTGCACGTCGAGGAAGTCGAAGGCGAAGTCACCCAGGAAGGCCATTACACCGTCGACGAAAAGACCCGTCAGGTCGAACTCAACGAAGCCGGTCACCAGTTCATCGAAGACCAACTGACCAGCATCGGCCTGCTGGCCGAGGGCGAGAGCCTGTACTCGGCGCATAACCTGAGCCTGCTGACTCACGTTTACGCCGGTCTGCGTGCGCACAAGCTGTTCCACCGCAACGTCGAATACATCGTGCAGGACGGTCAGGTCGTACTGGTCGACGAACACACCGGCCGTACCATGCCCGGCCGTCGTTTGTCCGAAGGCCTGCACCAGGCCATCGAAGCCAAGGAAAACCTGAACATTCAGGCCGAGAGCCAGACCCTGGCATCGACCACGTTCCAGAACTACTTCCGCCTGTACGAAAAACTGGCCGGCATGACCGGTACCGCCGACACCGAAGCGTTCGAATTCCATCAGATCTATGGTCTGCAGGTCGTCGTGATCCCGACCAACAAGCCATTGGCCCGTAAGGACTACAACGACCTGGTGTTCCTGACTGCCGAAGAGAAATACGCGGCAATCGTCAATGACATCAAGGAAAGCATGGCCGCCGGCCGTCCGGTGCTGGTGGGTACTGCGACCATCGAAACCTCCGAGCACATGTCCGCATTGCTCGTGAAGGAAGGCATCGAACACAAGGTCCTGAACGCCAAGTTCCACGAAAAAGAAGCTGAAATCATCGCGCAGGCCGGTCGTCCGGGCGCACTGACCATCGCTACCAACATGGCCGGTCGTGGTACCGACATCCTGTTGGGCGGCAACTGGGAAGTTGAAGTCGCGTCGCTGGAAAACCCCACCCCTGAGCAGATTGCCCAGATCAAGGCCGACTGGCAGAAGCGTCACCAGCAAGTGCTGGAGTCCGGCGGTCTGCAGGTGATCGCGTCCGAGCGTCACGAATCCCGTCGTATCGACAACCAGCTGCGTGGCCGTGCCGGCCGTCAGGGTGACGCCGGTTCCAGCCGCTTCTACCTGTCGCTGGAAGACAGCCTGATGCGCATCTTCGCCTCTGACCGGGTGAAGAACTTCATGAAGGCCCTGGGCATGCAATCCGGTGAAGCGATCGAGCACCGCATGGTGACCAACGCCATCGAGAAGGCGCAGCGCAAGGTTGAAGGCCGCAACTTCGACATCCGCAAGCAACTGCTTGAGTTCGACGACGTCAACAACGAGCAGCGTAAAGTGATCTATCACATGCGCAACACGTTGCTGGCTGCGGACAACATCGGCGAAACCATCGCTGATTTCCGTCAGGATGTCCTGAACGCCACCGTCAGCGCGCACATTCCGCCGCAATCGCTGCCAGAGCAGTGGGACGTGGCGGGTCTGGAAGCGTCGATCGCCAGCGACTTCGGCGTGAAGCTGCCGATCCAGCAATGGCTCGACGAAGACGATCACCTGTACGAAGAAACCCTGCGCGAGAAGCTGATGAACGAGCTGATCGCCGCCTACAACGAAAAAGAAGACCAGGCGGGTGCCGAAGCCCTGCGCTCGTTCGAGAAGCAGATCGTGCTGCGCGTACTGGACGACCTGTGGAAAGACCACCTGTCGACCATGGATCACCTGCGTCACGGCATCCACTTGCGTGGTTATGCGCAGAAGAACCCGAAGCAGGAATACAAGCGCGAGTCCTTCACGCTGTTCTCCGAGCTGCTGGATTCGATCAAGCGCGACTCGATCCGCGTGCTGTCCCACGTTCAGGTTCGCCGCGAAGATCCGGCCGAAGAAGAACAACGCCTGCGTCAGGAAGCCGAAGCACTGGCCGCCCGCATGCAGTTCGAACACGCCGAGGCTCCTGGCCTGGAAGCGCAATCGGAACTGGTCGGTGAAGAGGTCGATGTGGCCCTCGCCGCCGCCCCGGTTCGCAACGAGCAGAAGCTGGGCCGCAACGAACTGTGCTACTGCGGTTCGGGCAAGAAATTCAAGCATTGCCACGGGCAGATCCAGTAA
- a CDS encoding glutathione S-transferase family protein: protein MSLHLIIGDKLLSSWSLRAALALELTGAPYTEELVKLGKPDTRERLLAHSPTAKVPLLKTARGTIADSLAIAEYLAEQFPSEQLWPTDIAARAQARSACAQMHSGFFAMRNHMPFNLSHDAPLNPVPPEVKVDIERMLALWAECRAVATEPGPYLFGRVSLADAFFAPIAVRLRTYQVKLPAEDEAYVETVYQWPAFKAWQKAGLEELQS from the coding sequence ATGAGCCTTCACCTGATCATTGGCGACAAACTGCTTTCCTCCTGGTCCCTGCGCGCGGCGCTGGCGCTTGAACTGACCGGCGCGCCCTACACCGAAGAACTGGTCAAACTCGGCAAGCCCGACACTCGTGAGCGGCTGCTGGCGCACTCGCCGACCGCCAAGGTGCCGCTGCTGAAAACTGCCCGTGGCACCATCGCCGATTCTCTGGCGATTGCCGAATACCTGGCCGAACAGTTTCCTTCCGAACAACTCTGGCCGACCGATATCGCCGCCCGTGCCCAGGCCCGCTCCGCCTGCGCGCAGATGCACAGCGGCTTCTTCGCGATGCGCAATCACATGCCGTTCAACCTGAGCCACGATGCGCCACTCAATCCGGTGCCGCCTGAGGTGAAGGTCGACATCGAGCGCATGCTCGCGCTATGGGCCGAATGCCGCGCCGTTGCGACTGAGCCAGGACCTTACCTGTTTGGTCGGGTGTCGCTGGCCGATGCGTTCTTTGCACCGATTGCCGTGCGCCTGCGTACCTATCAGGTAAAGCTGCCCGCCGAAGATGAAGCCTATGTTGAAACCGTCTACCAATGGCCGGCCTTCAAGGCCTGGCAAAAGGCTGGACTGGAGGAATTGCAGTCGTGA
- a CDS encoding cob(I)yrinic acid a,c-diamide adenosyltransferase has protein sequence MGFRLSKIYTRTGDKGETGLGDSRRVPKDHPRIEAIGEVDTLNSQVGVLLAGLIAERENCPGLNELIDVLAPCQHRLFDLGGELAMPEYQALNAAEIERLEAAIDVWNEELGPLENFILPGGSMLIAQAHVCRSLARSAERRCQHLNAIEPLAGVGLAYINRLSDLLFVAARLIARRQGIAEILWQPAAKPSQQ, from the coding sequence ATGGGCTTTCGCTTGTCGAAGATCTACACACGCACCGGCGACAAGGGCGAAACCGGCCTCGGCGATAGTCGCCGCGTCCCCAAGGATCACCCGCGCATCGAGGCCATTGGCGAAGTCGACACCCTGAACAGCCAGGTCGGCGTGCTGCTGGCCGGATTGATCGCCGAACGCGAAAACTGCCCCGGACTCAATGAATTGATCGACGTGTTGGCGCCCTGCCAACATCGACTGTTCGACCTGGGTGGCGAGCTGGCAATGCCGGAATATCAGGCGTTGAACGCAGCAGAAATCGAACGGCTGGAAGCCGCCATCGATGTGTGGAACGAGGAATTGGGGCCGCTGGAGAACTTCATTCTGCCCGGCGGTTCCATGCTGATTGCCCAGGCCCATGTGTGCCGCAGCCTGGCGCGAAGTGCCGAGCGGCGTTGTCAGCATTTGAATGCGATCGAACCGTTGGCCGGGGTTGGCCTGGCGTACATCAATCGCTTGTCGGATCTGTTGTTTGTCGCGGCGAGGTTGATTGCGCGGCGCCAGGGTATTGCCGAGATTCTGTGGCAACCGGCGGCGAAACCTTCACAGCAGTAG
- a CDS encoding HAMP domain-containing sensor histidine kinase, with protein MPLRQRLENLPVGQKLLAALLVLLTTVLLVANLTFISAAYYISQESMAPQALQTIGRLVSNPSLVAEALQSPQSAERLLKELDSYSPLRAAALYDGKGERLAQLQHGDKLKLPERYRHIEAWQLTEFRSNQLITLPRPGTAPGHLLLVASSELPVAFYTGTLTASLGILIFSVLLWLVIARQIKRLITRPIHQLEELSRQVTREENYALRASRGNRDEIGSLAEAFNTMLSRIEAREQQLKRARDDSQAAYDQAQGLAEETRHTNRKLELEVQVRSKIEKKLTGFQNYLNSIIDSMPSALIALDEQLYVTQWNQEASALSGTRLDEALNQPIFLAFAPLKPFLPQLKQTVEQHTVAKIERVTWFKDDEPKHYALTFYPLMGGAGRGVVIRIDDITQRLSLEEMMVQSEKMLSVGGLAAGMAHEINNPLGAILHNVQNIRRRLSPDLPKNLEQAEQLGIELDAVNRYLQGREVPQLLDGIQQAGARAAKIVTHMLSFSRRSNRQMAPCDLPALIDQAVEIAGNDFDLAIGFDFKGQAIIRQFDPALGPVPGTANELEQVLLNLLKNAAQAIHQREDDSEPGRITLRTRLNPPWAEIQVEDNGIGMSENVRKRTFEPFFTTKEIGQGTGLGLSVSYFIITNNHKGQMEVQSAPGQGTCFTLRLPLAQPAPIAAETNQLPR; from the coding sequence ATGCCATTGCGCCAGCGTCTTGAAAACCTGCCGGTCGGCCAGAAACTGCTGGCTGCCCTGCTGGTGCTGTTGACCACCGTGCTGCTGGTCGCCAACCTGACCTTTATCAGCGCCGCCTATTACATCTCCCAGGAAAGCATGGCGCCTCAGGCGTTGCAGACCATCGGCCGGCTGGTATCCAACCCGAGCCTGGTGGCCGAAGCCTTGCAGTCGCCGCAAAGCGCCGAGCGGCTGCTCAAGGAACTCGACAGCTATTCCCCGCTGCGCGCGGCCGCTTTATACGACGGCAAAGGCGAACGTCTGGCGCAGTTGCAACACGGCGACAAACTCAAATTGCCAGAGCGCTATCGACACATCGAAGCCTGGCAACTGACCGAATTTCGCAGCAATCAACTCATCACCCTGCCCCGCCCCGGCACTGCACCAGGCCACCTGCTTTTGGTGGCCAGCAGCGAACTGCCAGTAGCGTTCTATACCGGCACACTCACGGCCAGTCTGGGGATCCTGATTTTCAGTGTGCTGCTGTGGCTGGTCATCGCGCGGCAGATCAAGCGCCTGATTACCCGGCCGATCCATCAACTCGAAGAACTGTCCCGCCAGGTGACCCGCGAAGAGAATTACGCCCTGCGCGCCTCACGGGGCAACCGTGACGAAATCGGCAGTCTGGCCGAGGCGTTCAACACCATGCTCTCGCGCATCGAGGCCCGGGAGCAGCAACTCAAACGCGCCCGTGACGATTCCCAGGCAGCCTACGATCAGGCCCAGGGTCTGGCCGAAGAAACCCGCCACACCAACCGCAAGCTGGAACTGGAAGTCCAGGTGCGCAGCAAGATCGAGAAGAAGCTCACCGGTTTCCAGAACTACCTCAACAGCATCATCGACTCCATGCCCTCGGCGCTGATCGCACTCGACGAACAGCTCTACGTCACGCAATGGAACCAGGAAGCCAGCGCCCTCTCCGGTACACGGCTGGACGAAGCGCTGAATCAGCCGATCTTCCTCGCCTTCGCGCCGCTCAAGCCGTTCCTGCCGCAACTCAAGCAGACCGTCGAGCAACACACGGTGGCGAAAATCGAGCGGGTGACATGGTTCAAGGACGACGAGCCCAAACACTACGCCCTCACCTTCTACCCGTTGATGGGCGGTGCCGGACGCGGCGTGGTGATCCGGATCGACGACATCACCCAGCGCCTGTCGCTGGAAGAAATGATGGTGCAGTCGGAGAAAATGCTGTCGGTCGGTGGCCTCGCCGCCGGCATGGCCCACGAGATCAACAACCCGTTGGGGGCGATCCTGCACAACGTGCAGAACATTCGCCGACGTCTGTCGCCAGACCTGCCGAAAAACCTCGAACAGGCCGAGCAACTGGGCATCGAGCTGGACGCAGTCAACCGCTACCTGCAAGGCCGGGAAGTCCCGCAATTGCTGGATGGCATCCAGCAGGCCGGCGCCCGGGCGGCAAAAATCGTCACCCACATGCTCAGCTTCAGTCGTCGCAGCAACCGCCAGATGGCGCCGTGCGATTTGCCGGCATTGATCGATCAAGCGGTGGAAATCGCCGGTAACGACTTCGATCTGGCCATCGGCTTCGACTTCAAGGGTCAGGCGATCATTCGCCAGTTCGACCCGGCGCTGGGCCCGGTGCCCGGCACCGCCAACGAACTTGAGCAGGTGCTGCTCAATCTGCTGAAAAACGCCGCGCAGGCAATTCACCAGCGTGAAGATGACAGCGAGCCGGGGCGGATCACTCTGCGTACCCGGCTCAATCCACCCTGGGCCGAGATCCAGGTCGAGGACAACGGCATCGGCATGAGCGAGAACGTGCGCAAGCGCACCTTCGAGCCGTTCTTCACCACCAAGGAAATCGGCCAGGGCACGGGACTCGGTTTGTCAGTGTCGTACTTCATCATCACCAACAACCACAAAGGGCAGATGGAAGTGCAGTCAGCGCCGGGGCAAGGTACCTGCTTCACCCTGCGTCTGCCACTGGCACAACCGGCGCCCATCGCCGCCGAAACCAATCAACTACCGAGGTAA
- a CDS encoding DUF721 domain-containing protein — protein sequence MAFRPLTARAPAVLLREARPLKAILGHAQRLAHLQRLLESQLQPAAREHCHVAKWREGELLLIVTDGHWATRLRYQQKRLQRQLQMFDEFANLTRIKFAVRPPTLQRETSGSTIDLSTDAAATIQATAEGISDPNLRAALERLAAHAKPKT from the coding sequence ATGGCATTTCGCCCTCTCACAGCCAGAGCGCCCGCCGTTCTGCTACGCGAAGCCAGGCCGTTGAAAGCCATCCTCGGTCATGCCCAACGTCTGGCCCATCTGCAACGTCTGCTCGAAAGCCAGCTGCAACCCGCCGCCCGTGAACACTGCCACGTGGCCAAGTGGCGCGAAGGCGAGCTGTTGCTGATTGTCACCGACGGCCATTGGGCCACGCGTCTGCGCTATCAGCAGAAACGTCTGCAACGACAACTGCAGATGTTCGACGAGTTCGCCAATCTGACGCGGATCAAGTTCGCCGTGCGGCCACCGACCCTCCAGCGCGAGACGAGCGGATCCACGATCGATCTGTCGACGGATGCGGCGGCGACCATCCAGGCCACCGCCGAAGGGATCAGCGATCCAAATCTGCGAGCGGCCCTGGAACGACTGGCCGCCCACGCCAAACCCAAAACCTGA